The genome window AATAGGATGTTACATGTAAGGCGAAATTAACATGATCAAACTCACAAAGGCGAAAACCATGTTAAATATTTTCTACAAAAGGATCTTCAATGAAGAAACCATCTGGTTTACAAAATTGAGGGACACTGTACACGCACAGAATGCCTCGACTTCTGTCTATCCTATGTTTGAATCACCAAACTTCCTATCTGCTATTCCTTTCTAAGCAGTGTCTCCTGAACCTGTCCAAGTTTCATGACGAAGAAGCAGGGTGAAGCTTCTGACAATTTTGGTCAGCGACCAATTCTGGGCTCTCTGTTGAATTATTGTTGTCATGACCCCTTTCGACTGATGTGGGGCGCCTCATGGCTCTGAGGATGGAATCAGCATCGTGCAAGGTAAATGGGGTTCTGGCAACAAGAAAATGTGCAGCATCACAGAACACATGAGAAGAGAAACAAAGGTTCACACTTGAAAATCCAACTTAACCCTACTAAAATTGTGGAAGCCGAGAAACTATAACAGATCTATTGGGTGAGCAAATATGATGACACAAAGCATCAGTACCCATTGAACTCGAAGTTCACGGACCGCATGTCTTCTGAGATCTCAATCTCGACCGTGGCCTTTGGAGTCGTCTGTCCAACTCGAAGAAAGTTGATGTTAGCAAATATAAAAGACATGGTGAAATGGTACCATCTTAAGATTCACTTGAATGAAGCAAAAGATATCCCGTACTTGACATACTACATTGGCTTAACAGAAGAAGAATAAAACCAAAACAAAAAGGCGAGATTTTCTTAACAGAAAATTTTCACATGAAAGCACAATTTCATCCATCAATTTGACAAAGTAAAAGCAACATTTACATGCAAATATGCATGAGTTAATGAGTCGTGCCATTTCCAGATAATCCTTGCATGACTTCAAAAGCTGTTTCAGTAGAATGTACTTTCTAAAAATAAGGACCACATACCTGGACCAACAAAAATGGCAGAGCTATCCCTTCCGATGAAACACTTGCCGACTTATGTGCTACTCGGTTCCGGCAAATAAGATTATGGAGATCTCCAAACTTCAAGAACCAAAAACAGGACTATGTTCAGCTAGAGCAGGTTTTAACAGAactgaaacagaagagtaactaaCTAGATTTGTACATCTGTGAGACTTAGCACCACATAATGGGCAAGAACAACCACAGAAATAACTGACCTTCTCCTCCAGTTCTTTTAGATAATTTACTTTTTGTTCGATCTTACTTAGCAGTTTCATTTTCTCTTCCTACAAAAAGAGAATTATTCAGGAATCATACAAGTTGTAGATAAGAGTTCTAGTTGGTTTTTGCTATATAAATGAAAGAAACCTTTATTTGTGCCAACTCTTCAGTTTCCGTAGAAGGAAAACCCACCCACTTGATCTCCTTTTTGTCCTTGGCAATAACGTTAATTGCCATTAGAACATTAAATGCATCATAAACTCTCCGCCGAATATTTTTCTCATCAAACTGCCCGTGCCAAAGACCATAATAGTATAAATATCTTGGAACATGAATTTGTGACACATCTACCCAAAACTAAATATCTCTTGGTATAGAACTAACCACAAACTGCAGATCTTTTTTCTCCAGGGATGATAACTCATATATAATTTCATCTGCAACCTGACAGACAAGAAACAATCATTTGATGGTCGCATTTCTGCCGCAACAGAGTATAGGTTGAGATGGTAGATCTATTTTAGCAACGATAACCTTCATTTTTAAAACCATTCGTTTGGATAGTTTTATGAAGATAATATTCTTCCTCTATTATATTCGCCAAAGGTAGCATCCTCACTATGAAGGGTGGAAGCTTCAAGTTTTCTCTCTACATGAGCATCATATCATGAGAGTATATGATCAAAAGACCTTTTTGTTACCCACATCCAATAAACAACACAAATATTAGTATAGAAGTTCCAACTGAATATGAGAGCATTATTGTGGAAACATTCACCTATCTATAAGTGATCTTACATTTTAGATGTTAACTGGCAAGAAATGTCCAATGCCCATAGATACTGCATTTAACTGTTTCAAATGTCTATTTCATGAGAAAGAAACATATGATCTGTTGTTAAGGCAAAAACCATGATAATGAGTTTCTCCTTGACACACATTATTATTTTAAGAAATATATTAACACAGAAATTTTGCAATATTAAGGTTTAAAACGAAAATGCCATGAAAAATTGCAATTCGGTATGCAAATAGAAGTTTATGCAAAGGACGAAAAACAACAGGAAGGTGTCGTCATCTTTACCTCATTATAAGtagttcttcccttttccttgacCTTATCACACACTGGACAGAAAATTAAAAGCAATGTGAGAAGCTAAATATAATGATCTAAGATGAACTGAAGAAAACACAATGTTTGATATGTAAGCCTTGATCAAGTAATAACAGATGTTATTCAGTTGGCAGATTCTGGTAAATAGACATCATTTCTGAAGATAAACTAAGATATGAAAAAAACGGAAACAAATATGGTTTGGCAAAATAAGATGCTATTGACACTAAGTTCGGACAAAACTGATGGTAGACTGTGAATATAACTACCCATGTCTCCTCACCTATTGTACTGAACCTGCGCAGGCCCCAACCTTTGATTCGTggtgcttttttcttttttccagcaGGACTGTTAATAACAGATGAAGTTAGCATCCTTGGTGCTGAGTCAGATGCAGTTCAGATATTGAAATGACCTAAAACTACTAACCTATCGGGATCTTCATATATCTCATCTTCTTGCATGCTTGAGTTGATCAAATTTGGAACATACTCACATTTTGGTATCATCGTTCGATCAGTAGCTCCTGAAGGAATATTGGTGCTATGGTTGGCATGCATTTGCCACGACTACCAGGTGAATTCAACAAATGTGTTACCAAGTGCGGATCAGTTGGACTAAATAACTGCTGGTTCACAGATATAAAGCATTGACTCTATGGTTTGCGGTTGTGTTTATTTGGAGCAAAAGAGTATTAAGAAAACAATAGTAATAGAAACTTACCAAAATAACCATAAGGATAGAATAAATCATGTGCCAGAACATATAGCTTTGGATACATACGGACTTTGATTATATAAAAGGAGAAAACATATAATGCAAGGATAATAGCACAATGACTATATAATTGGAAATTATGCTTACTAAGTTTTGTGAAGTGTGGAATTAAGCATTGATTGAATCTTAATGCATATAGCAAGCCAGTCCATACACATGCAAAAAGCACATGAGATAGCCGGAAAGGGGAACTAAAAGCTCCACAACTGTTTGTCGTAACTAGGTTGCTGAAAGGCAATCTATCATTGGCCTTTATCATGACATAATGGATCCAACCTTCTCTCCCAGATAAGGAATAGAGATGATGATAACAGTCAGCAAGACGGAAAATTACCTAACACATTAGAAATACCTAATAGTAAAAACATAAggcaataatttaaattttaaacttcAGCTCAACAAACTTCATGATGAGCATAATTAATAATCTTTGACCATTCTAAAGCAGTGAAACAACATAACACACATGTTGATGGATACAGAGATCTTAATTTCCTTATTATTGGACAGAATATTTATGGATTAAGCTATCAGGCAAGAATGTAGAAGTCAAATTGCAGAAGTCACACATATTCTGCTACTCTGCCACTCGTCCCTGAAACACTCTGCTCTTACtttcaacaaaaataaatattccTACTTAATCTTCCAAGCTCACCAAGTCATGCAATCTCCCATACAGAATCCATCATAAATACAAGAACATCATCTCTTAGTTTAGCAGCAGATGGGAGCTACTGCTATTAAATTCTCCCTGCCTCCCTCCATCCTTCCAATTCGCGATGTAGCTATCTCATCCCTGATCCCTCTCTGGAATTCAAAGCATAGTACACTACAACCATATAAATGCATTCAATGTCAAACTAACCAATAATTGCTCCCATTCCAACAATTTCTGACGCGATGCCAGTTCCATTCATAAAGGATAACAGGTTTTCAAATCTGAACCACTAAATTTTGATTTCCTACTGGATCACATTAACATCAAACATATCCAAGTCCACCACAATCACCTACGAGGAATTCAATCGTAACGCACATACCTAAAAACCCAAAACAATGAGGAAGAACGCAACAAGGActctgccgaaagagaagaacaGCTTTATCAGAACCAAAACTTAGTCCGAATAGCTGTGCAAGTAACTACTGACATGGGCTTCGACATCATGAGATGCAAATTCCTCAACAGGTGGAGATTAGCCATCATCACCTTCTTTTTCTCCAAACAGGCTTCCAAAGAAACCTAAAGAGTTACGATGACCTGTCCCTCACG of Musa acuminata AAA Group cultivar baxijiao chromosome BXJ2-3, Cavendish_Baxijiao_AAA, whole genome shotgun sequence contains these proteins:
- the LOC103978468 gene encoding transcription factor-like protein DPB is translated as MHANHSTNIPSGATDRTMIPKCEYVPNLINSSMQEDEIYEDPDSPAGKKKKAPRIKGWGLRRFSTIVCDKVKEKGRTTYNEVADEIIYELSSLEKKDLQFVFDEKNIRRRVYDAFNVLMAINVIAKDKKEIKWVGFPSTETEELAQIKEEKMKLLSKIEQKVNYLKELEEKFGDLHNLICRNRVAHKSASVSSEGIALPFLLVQTTPKATVEIEISEDMRSVNFEFNGTPFTLHDADSILRAMRRPTSVERGHDNNNSTESPELVADQNCQKLHPASSS